In Serratia marcescens subsp. marcescens ATCC 13880, a single genomic region encodes these proteins:
- the yfcG gene encoding GSH-dependent disulfide bond oxidoreductase — protein MIDLYYAPTPNGHKITLFLEEVGLPYRIHRVNISAGEQFKPDFLSISPNNKIPAIVDQQPVDGGAPISLFESGEILLYLAEKTGKLLSKGLRERAATLQWLFWQVAGFGPMLGQNHHFNHYAPQPVPYAIERYHLETKRLYGVLDAELQKHPYLGGDNYSIADIATYPWVVSHPRQRIDLADYPAVRNWFERISNRPATERAYKLAEQA, from the coding sequence ATGATTGACCTGTATTACGCGCCTACTCCCAATGGTCACAAGATCACCTTGTTTCTGGAAGAGGTCGGCTTGCCCTACCGTATCCATCGCGTAAACATCAGCGCCGGCGAGCAGTTCAAACCGGACTTTCTGAGCATTTCTCCCAACAACAAAATCCCGGCGATCGTCGATCAGCAACCGGTGGACGGCGGCGCGCCAATCAGCCTGTTCGAGTCCGGGGAAATCCTGCTGTATCTGGCGGAGAAGACCGGCAAGCTGCTGAGCAAGGGCCTGCGCGAACGCGCCGCCACCCTGCAGTGGCTGTTCTGGCAGGTGGCCGGGTTCGGGCCGATGCTCGGGCAGAATCATCACTTTAATCACTACGCGCCGCAGCCGGTGCCTTACGCCATCGAGCGTTACCATCTGGAGACCAAGCGGCTGTACGGCGTGCTGGACGCTGAACTGCAAAAACACCCGTACCTGGGCGGCGACAACTACAGCATCGCCGATATCGCCACCTACCCGTGGGTGGTGTCGCATCCGCGCCAGCGCATCGATCTGGCAGATTACCCGGCGGTGCGCAACTGGTTCGAGCGCATCAGCAACCGCCCGGCGACCGAGCGCGCCTACAAACTGGCCGAACAAGCCTAA